In the Grimontia kaedaensis genome, one interval contains:
- a CDS encoding sulfite exporter TauE/SafE family protein encodes MPLTDLFAAFMVGLLGAGHCLGMCGGVAAAVSMGTPQNRRKFPFLLFYNGGRLFSYGLIGAMAGGLVSGVLSVTQLTQDLLWLRLVAAVMMILLALYIGRFWNGLAYVERVGQQLWKRISPLSSKLLPLKSPLAALPFGMLWGWLPCGLVYSALSWAAVAGNAFHGSLIMVAFGLGTLPAMLLVGTAAEATKSLLNNMTFRKLSSLILLMYGIITAYSVYNQL; translated from the coding sequence ATGCCACTTACTGATCTCTTTGCTGCATTCATGGTTGGCCTGCTAGGTGCAGGCCACTGTCTTGGTATGTGTGGCGGTGTTGCTGCCGCAGTTTCTATGGGGACACCCCAAAACCGACGCAAATTCCCCTTCTTACTTTTTTATAACGGTGGCCGCCTGTTTTCCTATGGGTTGATTGGTGCAATGGCTGGCGGGCTGGTTTCTGGTGTTTTGAGCGTTACCCAATTGACGCAGGATCTCCTTTGGCTGAGGCTAGTCGCAGCAGTGATGATGATTCTTCTCGCGCTTTACATCGGTCGTTTCTGGAATGGCCTTGCTTATGTTGAGCGCGTTGGACAGCAGCTTTGGAAACGAATTTCTCCACTTTCCTCCAAGTTGCTTCCACTGAAATCGCCGCTTGCAGCATTACCGTTTGGTATGTTGTGGGGTTGGCTACCGTGCGGGCTGGTTTATTCCGCTCTGAGCTGGGCAGCTGTCGCTGGAAATGCGTTTCATGGTTCATTGATAATGGTCGCATTTGGTTTAGGAACACTTCCTGCAATGCTTTTGGTTGGCACCGCTGCAGAGGCAACCAAGAGTCTCCTTAACAATATGACATTCCGAAAACTCTCATCTTTGATACTGCTAATGTACGGAATTATTACCGCTTATTCTGTATACAATCAGTTGTAG
- a CDS encoding DUF2987 domain-containing protein, with the protein MIKGLTAVLLAAVISSPVAAAQVKFSYSKLYTQLKHNYGEDHPDVKIGYFMVSPSTGATCQITKAWMTKKEHYEEFDIPASQELPLPIDNYLRKVNPDVFIETAGDQACDISFQVLAKSSFGTEVTEEEVSNLVPQMTTMMQDLGGMFASWFMPEVEGVTVHFADTQPELKTSEGRTISVDGKVAVIRADELKNGERVFFPEVPLKVTPWIPQS; encoded by the coding sequence ATGATTAAAGGACTTACGGCCGTCTTGCTGGCAGCTGTAATTTCATCACCTGTTGCTGCGGCGCAGGTAAAGTTCAGTTATAGCAAGCTTTATACCCAGCTCAAACATAACTACGGTGAAGACCATCCAGACGTAAAGATTGGATATTTTATGGTCTCTCCTTCAACAGGAGCGACTTGCCAAATCACCAAAGCCTGGATGACTAAGAAAGAGCACTACGAGGAGTTTGATATCCCGGCTTCACAAGAGCTGCCTCTGCCCATTGATAACTACCTGCGTAAAGTGAATCCGGATGTGTTTATTGAAACGGCGGGTGACCAAGCTTGTGATATTTCATTCCAGGTCTTGGCAAAGAGCAGTTTTGGTACTGAGGTGACGGAAGAAGAGGTCAGTAATCTTGTTCCTCAAATGACGACTATGATGCAGGATTTAGGTGGCATGTTTGCTTCATGGTTTATGCCCGAAGTGGAAGGAGTAACTGTCCACTTTGCTGATACCCAACCTGAGCTGAAAACGTCAGAGGGTCGCACCATCAGTGTGGATGGTAAAGTCGCCGTTATCCGCGCTGATGAGTTGAAAAACGGAGAGCGTGTCTTTTTTCCTGAAGTACCGTTGAAAGTCACACCATGGATTCCGCAAAGTTAA
- the ccoN gene encoding cytochrome-c oxidase, cbb3-type subunit I → MSQEKQLELEYNYRVVRQFTLVTILWGIVGMGVGVLIAAQLVWPALNFDIPYLTYSRLRPLHTNAVIFAFGTSALFATSYYVVQRTCQTRLFGGKLAEFTFWGWQAIILSAAITLPMGFTSGKEYAELEWPIDIAIAVVWVSYAVVFFGTMIKRKTSHIYVANWFFGGFIITVAVLHIVNSMAIPVSGMKSYSIYAGAIDAMIQWWYGHNAVGFLLTAGFLGMMYYFVPKQAGRPVYSYRLSIVHFWALVSLYIWAGPHHLHYTALPDWTQSLGMVMSIILFAPSWGGMINGIMTLSGAWHKLRYDPILRFLIVSLSFYGMSTFEGPMMAIKTVNALSHYTDWTIGHVHSGALGWVAMVSIGAVYHLIPKLFGQERMYSINLINVHFWLATVGTVLYIVAMWISGVMQGLMWRAVNTDGTLTYSFVESLEASYPFYFVRFVGGAIFWSGMLLMAYNTYKTIAAPKASLKSIEQAA, encoded by the coding sequence ATGAGCCAAGAAAAGCAGCTTGAACTGGAATACAACTACCGCGTTGTCCGTCAATTCACCTTGGTAACTATCCTATGGGGAATTGTGGGCATGGGTGTTGGTGTTCTAATAGCCGCTCAGCTGGTATGGCCTGCGCTGAACTTCGACATTCCTTATCTGACTTATAGCCGTTTACGCCCACTGCATACTAATGCGGTGATTTTTGCGTTCGGTACCAGCGCCCTGTTTGCGACGTCTTATTACGTCGTGCAGCGCACCTGTCAGACAAGATTGTTCGGAGGCAAGCTGGCTGAATTTACCTTCTGGGGATGGCAAGCAATCATTCTGTCTGCAGCAATAACACTACCAATGGGATTCACCAGTGGTAAAGAGTATGCTGAGCTGGAATGGCCAATCGATATCGCCATTGCGGTTGTGTGGGTGTCATACGCCGTCGTGTTCTTCGGAACCATGATCAAACGAAAAACCTCGCACATCTATGTTGCTAACTGGTTCTTCGGTGGATTCATCATCACAGTCGCTGTTCTGCACATCGTAAACAGCATGGCTATTCCAGTGTCTGGAATGAAGTCATATTCGATATATGCAGGCGCAATAGATGCCATGATCCAATGGTGGTACGGTCACAATGCTGTAGGCTTCCTTTTGACTGCAGGTTTCTTGGGTATGATGTACTACTTCGTACCGAAACAAGCAGGTCGTCCGGTTTACTCCTATCGCCTTTCTATCGTTCACTTCTGGGCACTGGTTTCTCTGTACATCTGGGCAGGTCCTCACCACCTGCATTACACTGCCCTGCCTGACTGGACTCAGTCACTGGGTATGGTGATGTCTATTATCCTGTTTGCTCCATCTTGGGGTGGCATGATCAACGGTATCATGACCCTGTCAGGTGCTTGGCACAAACTGCGTTATGACCCAATCCTCCGATTCCTGATTGTTTCTCTGTCTTTCTACGGTATGTCTACCTTCGAAGGTCCGATGATGGCAATCAAGACAGTTAACGCACTGTCACACTACACCGACTGGACAATCGGCCACGTTCACTCCGGAGCCTTGGGGTGGGTAGCGATGGTATCAATCGGTGCGGTTTACCACCTAATTCCAAAATTGTTCGGGCAAGAGCGTATGTACTCTATCAACCTGATCAATGTCCATTTTTGGCTAGCAACTGTAGGTACCGTGCTGTACATCGTTGCAATGTGGATTTCCGGCGTAATGCAGGGTCTGATGTGGCGTGCAGTTAACACTGACGGCACACTGACTTACAGCTTTGTAGAATCTTTGGAAGCGTCTTATCCGTTCTACTTTGTACGTTTCGTTGGTGGCGCAATCTTCTGGTCAGGCATGCTCTTGATGGCTTACAACACCTACAAGACTATTGCCGCACCAAAAGCAAGCCTCAAATCCATTGAGCAAGCAGCATAA
- the ccoP gene encoding cytochrome-c oxidase, cbb3-type subunit III: protein MTTFWSLFITVITLGTLVGCAALIIWCGKDLDGVADGEDMGHEYDGIRELNNPLPKWWSYMFWATIVFGAVYFVLYPGLGNWKGVFNWKSSAQDVANIEESRQLLADSDGINQYARELASANAVFGETFRKLAYKPGSDELQDITEIAKNPEAIKVGQRLFIQNCAQCHGSDARGQSGFPNLTDDAWLYGGEPETIKATLVNGRVGNMPAWLDAFGDDGVREVASYTLSLSGRKVNAQEAAKGKTRFVVCAACHGTDGKGNPAFGAPDLTDNVWLFGGSRKAVEETIRYGRQGVMPAWKDILDEDKIQLLSAYVWQLSTPQNQ from the coding sequence ATGACTACATTTTGGAGTCTATTTATCACTGTCATTACCCTTGGTACGTTGGTAGGTTGTGCCGCACTGATTATTTGGTGTGGCAAAGACCTTGATGGCGTGGCTGATGGTGAAGATATGGGCCACGAATACGATGGTATTCGTGAGCTGAATAATCCACTGCCTAAGTGGTGGTCGTACATGTTTTGGGCGACCATCGTATTCGGTGCAGTCTATTTCGTACTGTATCCTGGTCTGGGTAACTGGAAAGGCGTTTTCAATTGGAAGAGTTCTGCTCAGGACGTTGCCAACATTGAAGAGTCGCGTCAGTTGCTCGCTGACAGCGACGGTATCAATCAGTACGCGCGTGAGCTAGCGTCTGCGAATGCGGTTTTCGGCGAAACCTTCCGTAAACTCGCATACAAGCCAGGTTCGGATGAACTGCAAGACATCACTGAAATTGCTAAGAATCCTGAAGCGATTAAAGTGGGCCAGCGTCTGTTCATTCAAAACTGTGCTCAGTGCCATGGTTCTGATGCTCGTGGTCAGTCAGGCTTCCCCAACCTAACAGACGACGCTTGGTTGTATGGTGGTGAGCCAGAAACGATTAAAGCGACTCTGGTTAATGGTCGAGTGGGTAACATGCCAGCATGGCTTGATGCTTTTGGTGATGACGGAGTTCGCGAAGTGGCTTCTTACACACTGAGTCTATCGGGTCGTAAAGTTAATGCTCAGGAAGCGGCGAAAGGTAAAACACGTTTCGTTGTTTGTGCGGCTTGTCACGGCACGGATGGTAAGGGCAACCCAGCATTTGGTGCACCTGATCTGACTGATAACGTATGGCTATTTGGTGGCTCTCGTAAAGCCGTTGAAGAAACGATTCGCTACGGTCGCCAAGGCGTTATGCCAGCGTGGAAAGACATTCTGGACGAAGACAAAATCCAGCTCCTTTCCGCTTATGTCTGGCAGCTCAGCACACCACAAAACCAATAA
- the uspE gene encoding universal stress protein UspE yields MNRYTNLLVAIDPDHEEQPALSRAMDIARKSSAPVKITLFLAIYDFSYEMTSMLSAEERQAMRAGVLKQREEWIDSVVEQNASKGIDIVKHVVWHNRPYESMIAKVFDGDHDLLIKATHQHDKLGSLIFTPTDWHLLRKCPCPVLLVKEHSWPENGKILTAVNVSSENETHEPLNDKLIDEAKAMSKLLTAEVNLVNAYPATPVNVTIELPEFDPASYTDAVRGHHLLQMKALRQKHSIVEEQTFCMEGLPEDVIPAVAKELDAELVILGTTGRVGLSAIFIGNTAEHTIDQLNCDVLAIKPDGYVSPLAPNVGLG; encoded by the coding sequence ATGAATAGATATACCAACTTGCTCGTCGCTATCGATCCCGACCATGAAGAACAACCTGCTCTCTCCCGTGCGATGGACATCGCTAGGAAATCCTCTGCGCCAGTAAAAATCACTCTGTTCCTTGCTATCTATGACTTTTCGTATGAGATGACTTCAATGTTGTCAGCAGAAGAACGTCAGGCGATGCGTGCAGGTGTACTTAAACAGCGTGAAGAGTGGATAGATTCAGTTGTTGAGCAAAATGCGTCTAAAGGAATCGACATCGTTAAACACGTTGTCTGGCATAATCGCCCTTATGAAAGCATGATCGCTAAGGTGTTTGATGGCGACCATGACCTATTGATCAAAGCGACCCACCAACACGATAAACTAGGCTCATTAATCTTTACCCCAACCGACTGGCATTTGCTGCGTAAGTGTCCTTGTCCGGTGCTTTTAGTCAAAGAGCATAGCTGGCCTGAAAACGGCAAGATACTCACAGCAGTGAACGTTTCGTCTGAGAATGAAACCCATGAACCGCTCAACGACAAACTCATCGATGAAGCAAAAGCCATGAGCAAACTCCTCACTGCAGAAGTCAATCTGGTCAATGCGTATCCTGCTACACCGGTGAATGTCACTATAGAGCTTCCAGAGTTTGATCCAGCATCCTACACTGATGCTGTTAGGGGCCATCACCTCCTTCAAATGAAAGCGCTGCGCCAAAAACACAGCATTGTTGAAGAACAAACTTTCTGTATGGAAGGCTTGCCGGAGGATGTTATTCCGGCCGTTGCCAAAGAATTGGACGCTGAACTCGTGATTCTAGGGACAACAGGTCGTGTTGGTTTGTCAGCGATCTTTATTGGTAATACTGCCGAGCACACTATCGATCAGCTCAATTGCGATGTATTAGCGATAAAACCTGATGGCTATGTCAGCCCGCTGGCGCCCAATGTTGGCTTGGGCTAA
- a CDS encoding FNR family transcription factor — MIQDKIPTKRVQSGGCAIHCQDCSISQLCIPFTLSESELNQLDQIIERKKPIQKGQPLFQAGDQLRSLYAIRSGTIKSYTITEQGDEQITAFHLAGDLVGFDAINHMSHPSFAQALETSMVCEIPFEILDDLSGKMPKLRQQIMRLMSSEIKGDQEMILLLSKKNAEERLAAFLHSLSTRFSARGFSAKEFRLTMTRGDIGNYLGLTVETISRLLGRFQKSGILSVKGKYITILDHEELSHLAGVSK, encoded by the coding sequence ATGATTCAAGACAAAATTCCTACTAAACGTGTTCAATCTGGTGGTTGCGCAATCCATTGTCAGGACTGCAGCATCAGTCAGCTTTGTATCCCATTTACGTTAAGCGAGAGTGAACTGAATCAGCTTGACCAAATTATCGAGCGTAAAAAGCCGATTCAAAAAGGTCAGCCATTGTTCCAAGCAGGTGATCAACTTCGTTCTCTGTATGCTATTCGCTCTGGCACTATCAAGAGCTACACCATTACAGAACAAGGTGACGAACAAATCACGGCTTTCCACTTAGCTGGTGACCTTGTTGGCTTTGATGCCATTAACCATATGTCCCACCCTAGCTTTGCTCAGGCGCTGGAAACATCGATGGTTTGTGAGATCCCATTCGAAATCCTGGATGACCTTTCAGGCAAAATGCCTAAACTGCGTCAGCAAATCATGCGTTTGATGAGTAGTGAAATTAAAGGCGACCAGGAAATGATCCTGCTTCTTTCTAAAAAGAATGCCGAAGAGCGCCTTGCTGCATTCCTTCACAGCCTGTCTACCCGCTTTTCAGCGCGCGGTTTCTCAGCAAAAGAATTCCGCCTCACCATGACACGCGGTGATATCGGTAACTACCTTGGCTTGACCGTAGAAACCATAAGCCGTCTGCTGGGCCGTTTCCAGAAAAGTGGAATCCTGAGTGTAAAAGGCAAATACATCACTATTCTTGATCACGAAGAACTGAGCCATTTAGCAGGCGTATCCAAGTAA
- a CDS encoding heavy metal translocating P-type ATPase, whose protein sequence is MTKECYHCGEPVLTGDSYKVEIQGVYRIMCCPGCEAVAATIVASGLTSYYEYRTAPAEKANLVPEELQSLSLYDNEDVQQEFVRHEDGIDEVVLSVDGVSCAACAWLIEKQLNNQEGVSRIRVNTTTNRATLRWDPSKTKLSTLLNKIHALGYKAAPFEADNQEAQYHHTMKQYLFKLGIAGLATMQVMMLAVAMYFEVFGDMDESFRDYFRWVSLIFATPVLLYSAMPFYINAWRNLKAKTLGMDVPVSIALLFAYFASLYATVTGKGEVFFESIAMFTFFLLVGRFLEMRARRTAAAASANLLKLIPRLATLSSGEQIPAKSLSIGHVVRVLPGEPFPADGMVVEGVTTVDESMLTGESMPESRKIGDKVYAGTMNIDGNVDVEVSAEKKDSLIAHIVQLQDAAQLAKPRVAEIADIVARYFVAAILVISACTWWYWQSHRPEDAFWIMLSVLVATCPCALSLATPTALTCSTSTFGKLGILLRRGHVFETLTRINRVVIDKTGTLTEGNISISDTQLYADIDVEQAKAIASSLESYANHPIAEAFSNCSKQDGIENVENVIGEGLKGQFGNKEWKIGKPEFSLNNTDIAANSAHQIWLSRDGEAIASFLLVDPIRESSQTLIDKFHEAGIKVTMLTGDNSATAQAVANKLGIDELVAGVSPQGKLEYLNSLPSDQITMMIGDGVNDAPVLAGAHLSVAMGGGTDVAKASADMVLLGDDLTKLLDARKLAGFTQKIIRQNLAWALGYNLVILPLAVMGFVAPYVAVAGMSGSSVIVVTNSLRLFKKDLVETLKGV, encoded by the coding sequence ATGACGAAAGAATGTTATCACTGTGGAGAGCCGGTTCTCACCGGTGACTCCTATAAAGTCGAAATTCAGGGCGTTTACCGCATTATGTGTTGCCCTGGATGCGAAGCAGTCGCCGCGACCATTGTGGCAAGCGGCCTCACCTCTTACTACGAATACCGTACCGCTCCGGCAGAAAAAGCTAACCTCGTCCCCGAAGAGCTCCAGTCGCTATCGCTTTATGACAATGAAGATGTCCAACAAGAATTTGTCCGCCATGAAGATGGTATTGATGAGGTTGTGCTGTCAGTAGACGGTGTGTCTTGTGCGGCATGCGCTTGGCTGATTGAGAAGCAGCTAAACAACCAAGAAGGTGTTTCGCGTATTCGCGTGAATACCACAACTAACCGTGCGACACTTCGTTGGGATCCATCTAAAACTAAACTGAGTACGCTGCTCAACAAGATCCATGCATTGGGATACAAGGCCGCGCCATTTGAGGCAGATAATCAGGAAGCTCAGTATCACCACACCATGAAGCAGTACCTGTTTAAATTGGGTATTGCAGGTTTGGCAACCATGCAGGTCATGATGTTGGCTGTGGCAATGTACTTCGAGGTGTTCGGAGACATGGATGAATCTTTCCGAGATTACTTCCGCTGGGTCAGCCTAATATTCGCTACACCAGTACTCCTTTATTCAGCAATGCCGTTTTATATCAACGCTTGGCGGAACTTAAAGGCAAAAACGCTTGGGATGGACGTTCCAGTTTCAATTGCGCTTTTGTTTGCCTATTTCGCCAGCCTGTATGCCACTGTCACTGGGAAAGGCGAAGTGTTCTTTGAATCTATCGCCATGTTTACCTTCTTCTTGTTGGTGGGCAGGTTCCTTGAAATGCGAGCCCGAAGAACGGCGGCGGCTGCAAGTGCAAACCTCCTCAAACTGATACCACGTTTGGCGACACTTTCATCTGGCGAGCAGATACCCGCAAAATCTTTGTCGATTGGCCATGTAGTGCGAGTACTCCCAGGGGAACCCTTCCCTGCTGATGGTATGGTTGTTGAGGGCGTGACCACTGTTGATGAGTCGATGCTTACGGGTGAATCGATGCCCGAATCACGCAAGATTGGTGACAAAGTCTATGCCGGCACCATGAATATCGATGGCAATGTTGATGTTGAAGTCTCTGCAGAGAAAAAGGACTCACTCATCGCGCATATCGTCCAACTTCAGGATGCCGCCCAGCTTGCAAAGCCGAGGGTCGCCGAGATAGCAGATATTGTTGCGCGCTACTTTGTTGCGGCAATCCTTGTCATCTCTGCATGTACTTGGTGGTATTGGCAGAGTCATCGTCCAGAGGATGCCTTCTGGATCATGCTTTCCGTTCTCGTTGCTACCTGCCCTTGTGCATTATCTTTGGCAACACCTACCGCGCTTACCTGTTCAACATCAACGTTCGGCAAGCTTGGGATTTTACTCCGCCGCGGTCACGTCTTTGAAACGCTCACACGAATCAATCGTGTTGTTATAGACAAAACGGGTACGCTCACAGAAGGTAATATCTCTATCTCTGACACTCAGCTTTACGCTGATATCGATGTGGAGCAAGCAAAGGCGATAGCATCTTCTCTCGAGTCCTATGCAAACCATCCAATTGCTGAGGCTTTTAGTAATTGTTCGAAGCAAGACGGCATAGAAAACGTAGAAAACGTGATTGGCGAAGGTTTGAAAGGCCAGTTCGGTAACAAGGAGTGGAAAATCGGTAAACCTGAGTTTTCACTGAACAATACAGATATCGCTGCAAATAGCGCCCATCAAATCTGGTTATCACGAGATGGCGAAGCAATTGCATCCTTTCTTTTGGTCGACCCTATCCGTGAATCCAGTCAAACGCTTATAGACAAATTCCACGAGGCTGGTATCAAAGTCACCATGCTGACGGGTGATAACTCAGCAACGGCACAAGCAGTTGCTAACAAACTTGGTATCGATGAATTGGTCGCGGGTGTTTCGCCTCAAGGTAAGCTTGAATACTTAAATTCTTTACCTAGTGATCAAATCACCATGATGATTGGTGACGGCGTGAATGATGCCCCCGTATTGGCTGGTGCTCATCTATCCGTAGCGATGGGTGGCGGTACAGATGTCGCGAAAGCTTCTGCCGATATGGTCTTGCTTGGCGATGATCTGACCAAACTGTTAGATGCACGCAAACTGGCAGGTTTTACACAAAAAATCATTCGTCAGAATCTAGCGTGGGCATTAGGATACAATCTTGTCATCTTGCCATTGGCGGTGATGGGATTTGTCGCGCCTTATGTGGCTGTAGCAGGTATGTCCGGCAGCTCTGTAATCGTCGTTACAAACTCGCTTCGTTTGTTTAAGAAAGATTTAGTCGAAACGCTGAAGGGAGTGTAA
- the ttcA gene encoding tRNA 2-thiocytidine(32) synthetase TtcA translates to MSNQEITKAQKYNQNKLQKRIRRNVGQAIADFNMIEDGDRIMVCLSGGKDSYTMLEILQSLQKSAPISFELIAVNLDQKQPGFPEHVLPEYLDGLGVEYKIVEEDTYSIVKDKVPEGKTTCSLCSRLRRGILYRTAKELGATKIALGHHRDDILETLFLNMFYGGKMKGMPPKLVSDNGEHVVIRPLAYCREKDIERYAEAAEFPIIPCNLCGSQPNLQRQVIKEMLRDWDRRFPGRIETMFRAMQNVVPSHLADFELFDFKTIDKDSGVINGGDTAFDKEQFGDTQPSEDDVIEFDPSMKLDVVQVN, encoded by the coding sequence ATGTCGAATCAAGAAATCACGAAAGCACAAAAGTACAACCAGAATAAGTTGCAAAAGCGCATTCGCCGTAACGTTGGCCAAGCCATTGCAGACTTCAACATGATTGAAGATGGCGACCGTATCATGGTTTGTCTGAGTGGTGGTAAAGACAGCTACACCATGTTGGAGATCCTGCAAAGTCTACAGAAAAGCGCACCGATTTCTTTTGAACTTATTGCAGTAAACCTGGACCAGAAACAACCGGGTTTCCCTGAGCACGTGCTGCCTGAGTATCTTGACGGTCTTGGCGTTGAGTACAAGATTGTAGAAGAAGACACCTACTCGATTGTTAAAGACAAAGTACCAGAAGGTAAAACCACCTGTTCGCTATGCTCTCGCCTGCGTCGCGGTATCCTTTACCGTACGGCTAAAGAGCTAGGCGCAACCAAGATCGCACTAGGTCACCACCGTGACGATATTCTTGAAACACTATTCCTGAACATGTTCTATGGCGGCAAGATGAAAGGCATGCCTCCTAAACTGGTTTCTGACAACGGTGAGCACGTGGTTATTCGTCCGCTGGCATATTGCCGTGAGAAAGATATCGAGCGTTATGCAGAAGCAGCCGAGTTCCCGATTATTCCTTGTAACCTGTGTGGGTCGCAGCCAAACCTGCAACGTCAGGTGATCAAAGAAATGCTTCGCGACTGGGACCGCCGTTTCCCAGGCCGCATCGAAACCATGTTCCGTGCCATGCAAAATGTGGTGCCATCACATTTAGCAGACTTCGAACTGTTTGACTTCAAGACTATCGACAAAGACTCTGGCGTGATCAACGGCGGTGATACTGCTTTCGATAAAGAGCAGTTCGGTGATACACAGCCTTCAGAAGATGACGTGATTGAATTTGACCCGTCAATGAAGCTGGATGTCGTTCAGGTCAACTAA
- a CDS encoding CcoQ/FixQ family Cbb3-type cytochrome c oxidase assembly chaperone has product MASFHALWTLAIFVCFIVIVLWAYSSRRKKEFDEAANLVFADEEKGDKKTGEDNK; this is encoded by the coding sequence ATGGCATCTTTTCATGCCCTATGGACGCTAGCGATTTTCGTATGCTTCATTGTAATTGTGCTTTGGGCCTATAGCAGTCGCCGTAAAAAGGAATTCGACGAAGCTGCTAACCTTGTCTTCGCGGACGAGGAAAAAGGCGATAAAAAGACAGGAGAAGATAACAAATGA
- a CDS encoding FixH family protein: MIKPWYKQFWPWFLIALPGSVVVASLFTFSLFSKNQVSLVAEDYYKEGKGINVDISRLKKADELAISAFLSAQNDTAIFTLDKGELTQYPTLKITFQHRTLADRDIEQMVNADASGRYRLALSEPLTGPWYVEVNAFDGTWALNGRANFPSEGPVELYGQSKE, translated from the coding sequence ATGATTAAGCCATGGTATAAGCAGTTCTGGCCCTGGTTCCTGATAGCCCTCCCAGGTAGCGTTGTCGTTGCAAGCCTCTTTACTTTTTCTCTTTTCAGTAAAAATCAGGTATCCCTCGTCGCGGAAGACTACTACAAAGAAGGTAAAGGCATTAACGTCGATATATCGCGCTTGAAAAAAGCCGATGAGCTAGCCATCTCCGCTTTCCTGTCTGCACAGAATGACACTGCGATTTTCACTTTGGACAAAGGTGAACTTACTCAATACCCTACTCTAAAAATCACATTCCAACACCGTACGCTTGCTGATAGAGATATCGAACAAATGGTCAATGCTGACGCTTCAGGCCGCTATCGACTGGCTTTGAGCGAACCGCTTACTGGCCCTTGGTATGTTGAAGTAAACGCATTCGATGGAACATGGGCATTAAACGGCCGAGCGAATTTCCCATCTGAAGGCCCAGTAGAGTTGTATGGTCAGAGCAAGGAATGA
- the ccoO gene encoding cytochrome-c oxidase, cbb3-type subunit II, which produces MSSSRHEIVEKNVGLFAILTVIAISLGALVEITPLLFQKQTTEPVDNLRPYTALEMEGRDIYIREGCNVCHSQMIRPFRAETERYGHYSVAGESVWEHPFLWGSKRTGPDLARVGDRYSDEWHRVHLIDPRAVVPESNMPGFPWLAENVLTGDNTAKKLTVFRDMFGVPYTDEQIANAKTDVEGKTEMDAIIAYLQSLGHAMK; this is translated from the coding sequence ATGAGTTCTAGTCGTCATGAAATTGTAGAAAAGAATGTTGGTCTTTTCGCTATCCTCACGGTCATTGCTATCAGCTTAGGTGCGCTTGTTGAAATCACCCCGCTGTTGTTCCAAAAGCAAACGACCGAACCTGTCGATAACCTGCGCCCTTACACTGCGCTAGAGATGGAAGGCCGAGACATTTACATCCGTGAAGGCTGTAATGTTTGTCATAGCCAAATGATCCGTCCATTCCGTGCAGAAACTGAGCGCTATGGCCACTACTCTGTGGCGGGTGAAAGTGTTTGGGAACACCCATTCCTATGGGGCTCCAAGCGTACAGGTCCAGATTTGGCGCGCGTTGGTGACCGTTACTCTGATGAGTGGCACCGCGTTCACCTTATCGACCCCCGTGCGGTTGTGCCTGAGTCAAACATGCCTGGCTTCCCTTGGTTGGCAGAGAATGTTCTGACAGGCGACAACACAGCTAAGAAACTGACTGTTTTCCGCGATATGTTCGGTGTTCCTTACACTGATGAGCAAATTGCAAATGCGAAAACAGACGTTGAAGGTAAGACGGAGATGGATGCCATCATCGCTTACTTGCAGTCACTCGGCCACGCGATGAAGTAA
- the ccoS gene encoding cbb3-type cytochrome oxidase assembly protein CcoS, translating into MESLYILIPIAIVLVCVAVGIFIWAVKSEQFEDLERQGMNILLDEDDPSSESKKTGSVKSEKE; encoded by the coding sequence TTGGAAAGTCTCTATATTCTCATCCCCATCGCTATTGTTCTTGTCTGTGTCGCCGTTGGTATTTTTATCTGGGCGGTAAAATCCGAGCAATTTGAAGATTTGGAAAGGCAAGGTATGAACATTCTTCTTGATGAAGATGATCCTTCTTCCGAATCAAAGAAAACTGGTAGCGTTAAGTCGGAAAAAGAGTAA